AGATGTAAAGAGTTTTATCAGTTTTACAAAGATAGGAACTTTGATATTGCTGCCAAATTTCTCTGGCATTGTTCCAACGAATATGTATTAGGTGAATTCAGTGATATTTTGGACAAAATCACGCCGAAGCTTTTGAAACGGCTCAGCGAAAAGAGTCCTCAAATAACGAAAATTTATTACGATAATTTAAAGGACGATCaaaagattttaaaatattatcttgaAAACGATTCCAAGTTTTTCGATACTGTAAAATATCTTCTAAAATCGGATGCTgatgtatttttctatataatAGAAAACTTCTTCCTTCATCAGAAATTCAGTGCCATGAACGCTGCATTTTCTAAGTATATAATGAGAAATCATAAAAACAGATTTCAGTGTAAGCCAGAGTTGTACACTGTATGGTTTCTCGATATGAAAACAGTAGCGCAACATTTAAGTCCAGAAGAAATCAAGGATGTGGTGTTGAAACTAGCAAGAGCAGAGTATTTGAAGTCTTGGTTTACATACCAAAACGTGGAGCCCCTAATAAAACGCTTAAGTAAAGATGAAAGAACAGTCTTCAAGAAATTAGTATTCGTTGATAAAGCATTTGGAGCCACTGTAAAAGAATGGCCGTATCCGATACCAATTCCGCCAAGGTTACCAACAAGCCAGACAAGCCTATTTGATGATGCGAGCCTTACCTTTTTTGACCTATATTACGACGAAATCTGTTTAACGGGTTGTGAAATGTCTTTTCGAGCAAAACGGAAACCTGCTAAATGGAAATGCGAGAAAACGCTTCTGGACCAGCTGTTTAATAATTACCGGTTCTCCAATTACAAACAAACTTACAACGAACTCAAAAAACAATTGAGAGCGGAGAGCTCTCCACAGAACCGGCAGTACATGCTGCTTGTTCTCGTGAGCAAGACTGGCGGACGGACTGAAGATCTAGTGTCTTTGTTAGATCTTCTATCACAGTACAAGAATGAGCCCATCCATATCCGAGCTGCTATAATCAGGAGCTTGGTGAAGCGAGCGTTCGTGTGGCGTCTGCCGAGCGAGCATTGGGCGAGACTCTTAGGATGGGGGCACGGACTGGGTTTAGATGGAAGTGACCATGAAGCGGACTGCCGTGAGGGACTACATGCAGTTGTAATACGAGACTTGCTCGCTAACGTTAAGCCGAGTCAGGCAGTTTGGGAAAAGTTTTTGTCCGACTTCGAGACTCTAAAGGAATATTCTTTAACGGTCGAAGAGCGTAGTCGCGTTAGTGCTCGTCTGCCGGCGTTGCTTCTAGAAGACGCTCAGTCTGAGCCAGAAAAACCAAAATTAAAGCAATTGCAGTATTTGTTAAATACCCTTAGTGCATACTGCATGCGGTATGACTATTACCCTGGTACAACCGATGCAATAGAATCAGCTGTCAAGTATTATTGGAATTCTGATGATGAATTGCGAAGAGATACTGAATGGCTGCTCAGTCAACTTTATGGCGCTAGAGTGGCgagaaaacattttataaaagaaTTCTTTGAAATGTGTCAAACTGACGAGTCTTATGTCAATGCACTGCGACATGATGTATCTATTCTCAAAGATACtgaaaaattggaaaaaattaTCGACGCTAAAAATTTGCAACATGAAAGGTTTTTTCAGAAATTAGCGGTTTTCTACATGGAGAAAGACGGGTTGGGAGAACGGTATCGCGTCTTGCTAGAACATCGAGCAACTTCTGAGGTCGACAAAACAGTAGCAAAAGCTAAGGCTTGCTTTTCAAACGAATCTGGAACTAAACCATTACCAGGACGTCAAATGCTAGCTAAGTCATTGGCAATGCTTGCAGGGTCAAAGTTTCCATCCCTTCTAAAAACATTTGATGAAGCGCCGCCCAAAACAGCTAAGCGACAACTGGCTGCCGCTTTAAGAGCTAACGCACACTTTGTTAGACCAGCTTTTGATTTGAAATCCTTCGGATGGCGTAAAGCAGGAGCGAAGGCTGTAGCCATCCAAGTAGCTATATGCAGACAAAACGATGTGGAAGAGTATCTTACTGAGACTTTGTCCTGGAGGCGTACGTTCCGACTAGCACTGCTACTAGCGAGACGAATTGATAAAGAACAGGAGGTATTCAAAGTATATTCTTCTGAAAGACCTAATAAAGCGCTCCAAGCGGCATTGCGATACTTCCGTTATAAGGGAGACAAATCGGACCTAAGTGTTTGGGATATGGTGAAGTCTCGTATTTCTGAAGCAGAGCCTCGGCAATTGCGTTCGTACTTGGAATTAACAGAGTCAGTACCGGAAGCTATTAAAGCCGAATATTGCTTCCTTGTCTTCTTAGCATTTAAAAAGCGTGTGCCTGATATGGAGAGGCATACTTTTTCGAAAATCCCTGCTATTTTACCAGAGTTAGATGAGAAATATATTTTCGAAACGAACGATTCTTTACTCGAGGAATATTTTCCGCTGAATGAAATGGATTATAATAAAAGGAAATGCACTTTTGACTATACTCAGATAATTGCCAAATTCCTTATTCTTAGTACTACTGAAAATATGTTGGAGGAAAGATTTAGTAAGGTTGGATTGCCATTACTCAATCGACTGGAATGGCTGTGGACAAAATCTGCCTGTAATAATCATCCTGATCAATATTATCTTGATTATTTTCTGTTTTACCTAAAATACAACATAGCTTATTTCAATCCTAAATACGTATCTTGTGTGCCTGTGTTGGAGAAAATCACTGAATGGATGCACGGTTTTCTGCCAATAGAGAAGTGGTTTGAGAAATACGTATCTGTGCATTTAACTATGATCTATTTTAAAACCGTCAGACACTGCATTAATGAACACCCAGAGTTATTCGAGGAATCTAAAAAACTAGAAGGTGCATGTATGTTGGGAACAATTTTCGGCAAATTTATAGCAAACGAGAtagaagaaataaataaaaaatatttccttaCTATAACGGAAGTGTATGCTGCAGATCTTGTGggatattttaatatgtatttttatcgtaaatttGATGAAAGTGTGGAGAAATTCACAATAGCAGTCTTAAATGGACTGCTGTCGAATAAATCGTTAGCTTCATGCTTTCTTGCAAAATATGCTCTTCAGCAATTTCGGGATCGATTAAAAAGGGATTATGTGATCgacattttaaacaaatttaaggAGAGCGAGCTCAAAGAATTGTGTTTTGCGCATGCTATTGAATGATatatgtatactcgtatatgtgattttttaatttgcttAAGTACTCACAACAGTCACAACGCGTTATGCTTAAACTGTAGTTAGGTTTAAAAGtattaaggtgcgaccagaccgcaacTTAAAAAACGGCCACGATACGGAATcacagtgacgcgtcgtatgcgtaccggttttgacgcatgctcccctcaccgctgcttaaaatacgctgacgcaccgtaaattgatctgcgtaaaaatcgcaaaaaatattacacggagatcttatggcagacaccacaccgatgacgtaaaagacgcaaagatttgcgaacaaaaaagattcgcgtgaagcacgtcactgcgattccgtaccgtcaccgttttttaagcagcggtgtggggagcatgcgtgaaaaacggtacgcatacgacgcgtcactgcgattccgtatcgtgaccgttttttaagctgcggtctggtcgcacctttatatatttttagtttttacatatatatatttttttgtgttaattgtGAAACATATTTGCTTTGATATAAAAAGCAATGTAAGTCATATAATACCTGAATACCTTCATAATTATATAAGGATTATTAAggataaataatgttaattaaagttgattaaaataaaacactattgtatttattatcttttatttttataaaaataaggttCTATTTCTAACTAACCAATTTTGTATTtacattacaattttttttttttttttttcccattacaatagctatattatcaaaaaactaagcctaaattagcctgaggcattgttcccaggACACTGGCCGCGTTCCCTCTCTGCACAGTGAGGCTAAGTTTTTGTGCGAAAAAAGCGCCAGCTCGTAGGTCGCCAGACACCCAGACTAGTTTAGTAGAAATTTCTTTTACTAGTTTCTTGGTGTCGGACGACCAAGGACCGAAAGTTTCAATCGCAAGTGCcgcaaatacataattactttttaaaaatgcatatttgcgaCACTTGGCAATTTGGGCGTCGTCTGCTGCCGTCCCCGGCTTCCTGGCAGAGCGCCGGAcacagtggcggattaaccgaacagcagaaaaagcatatgctaagggccccgcgcctaggggggccccgcgctccgataTTTTgtactaccacattttatttacaatgtattttttttcgtaagtcagtaacaatattgatcaattattattatttgttaatatcctgtctatttttctttatgacgatacccaatttaaataatttttaggcttacgcaaagaccaagagaAGAGTTTAGCATTAAACCGAAGGTGCTGggtgtctcaaaacttttgtgcatggctaagctgcaggaaacagagctcggaaacgaacaaaagaagatactatgtttaaaaacatattagtgaaaagcaaggaaggatgatttaagtatttataaatttttatttcaaatacttaacatattgcaccttacagctaatgcctaatgatgatcagctttgagtCGTAGTAGGCCaaccaaaggacgcgctcctctacggctggccgggcgcTCAAAATATgcagagttgctgcaaagccgtgataCGTATATGaactaattgtcaaaatgttataaaaagaaaacagcggggcccctatgcagggctttgcattcgcataggccggatgtaaagccctacatagggcccgatactcaaagcatcccagcaagtcgtacttccgagcaagaactaaggccgagcagcaggtgAGCCGAGATcgttctcctacaattcagcctttgcatggtggcgcgccgcgatagaacgctccgggcctccgcccttatacggagctcggcctacgaCCTCGTTCACATtatggcattggtttcattctaggctctgctttcctgcagcttggcaCGGGACCACCGCgtggtccggatattcagctcgtggAGCTCAGacttcggccttgttttttggctcatttagccattagttcccacttcttaggtccgattcgcttttcacctatttttacaagcttttattaaacttaagcacTGTCCCTACatactcgtaagttgttttcaaaatctgcaaaccatatgcaaactatttttttgaacatttgtcaaaatttggcaaaatcgacctgatctgatgatgaaaaccgaaagtaaggaggaaacctatatGTATAGAAGAAAGGAActatgataaaataacacaacttcattaagattaggctcttttaaaatgGATTGGATTAAATGGATTTTAAATTGCGTCATATAccttagttcgtgtcatccacgaagacgcgccccgcTCTTCTTCATAATcgcttatagtattttatgcaacagttgtataagaagggtcaaaaaaggcgagtggcgtgggttacaatgtgagccggagccgaaggcgtaggcgaacattgtaaaggaatacgccacgagaattttttgacctacttatgcaacgttgcatacaatatttttcctacgagtcaacaaaaataaatcttaatttaggtaaacaaattacagcaaaagtatatagccaagacgcgcgagcataccttgttacgcgcccggcccgccccgggccgcggccggccggtcagcgacacctcctcgtaactcatgaggccctggtacttgctacttgctaaattaattttatggacagttttttctcaattttggccaccgtagcctacggagactaacaagcaacgctaagcggtcttcgtagtctatgggtgttgctgtattacgggtgtcacatgcgtgtttctgacttatgaagtaattatttttactatgcaaccaaatgaatattttgtaagttggcagcaatgcacttagtttaaaactgtattcgttttggttttgttaggttggtagccattaatcgcagtaacgttatagcgtatataagcacaagagcttttatgaggaatagacaatatagacttttcttgaaatcttttatgtatgttcttatattcgtgttaatgaatgcataaatgacagataacagtagaggagtaggaaaaagtacAAATTTGCAACTTTTTGGCAATGTAGTAGTTATGtctactaattaatgtgtatagacAGAACTACTATACTAGTAAAAGGTTGCACACCACATTTGTAGGTACTATTGGCGATTGGGAGGAGGAGTGGGGCGCGTCttcgtagatgacacgaactacagccacaaaaaaaacatttcttgtgaaggaatttttctttttatcttatatttattattgttaccatTCAGTCAAAAAAGGCCAAACGGGGGTTATTAGTAGCATAAGGGGGtaacctttgcagcgctttgtacagtcagcaagtCAGTCAAAactcaaaagtagcggatcaaacaaggtttcaaaaatatctaccattctgaaacggcttaacaaaatgtggttgttctatatgtagaacaattaagacggtaaaagatataggTTCGAATatacattttagagatttatatatatttggaaaagttatacggaatatcagatacttttggcgcgttgtttcatccgatactattgatgctgactgtacgtctttttactagtAAGTAGAGATGATTTTTTGCAATCGATcattttcgctatagttttcattgaaagtatttattaagctgttgtttcacgattttttggCCCCatattcacattttttttctttcggagcgattacttccgaaaataataactttataaaaaaaggtttttggagactgttattcgttttgaaagaccttatccaaccatacgccaTACTAtcatcaaagcaaaaaaaaaaaaaacaaaacaaaagtaaacacattttgtatgggaggtaacctaatttttttaatagttttattttactcgttctgtcgcaatgcatgatttatgtatccatgtcaaattacagctatctagcactaaagataacggagcaaacccttggacagacggacagacggacatggtgaaactacttataggtataagAGGTTCTTGGTGGtcctacgaaaccctaaaaaatacactgcataacatgttaaaaactaatcgagaacgagtcgaaaaaaattaagacatcgtaaaattTTTATGATGGTagtgaatcctcggggtgcgcgtccgactcgcacttaatcttttttttttttcaaaccggGGGGCCCCGCGAggtattgtgctaagggccccgcgccttcttaatccgcccctggcCGGACATGAGATGGGGCCAGCGTATCAACGCATGttacattacaaataaatatagctACAGTACGGCAGTTTTTATGAGTATCCGAAAATGGTAACtgtaatttaaattatctaTTTAAACTAGAAATGGTAACTTTtgtttcaaattaaaacaaGCATATTCACTTTGGCGCGAATCCTCTATAGTTTTAacagttttactttttttagaatttaaggAGAGTTTTACACGATTCAATTATGTAATTTTCGTTCATTTGACGCGGTTATCTTTCATACAGAAACTATTGCCATGATTTCTTGTAAAGATTTCGCCTTTCTCGCTCATATTATATAACCGTACACATAGCCTATGGATCTCCGGGGCATTTTAATTGACAAATCTTGACATCTTAAATTGTTTATAGAGAATCATGCTTCTAATGTATCACCTCTGACAATttggttattcccactagttaccaccaaattgttaccagtggtaactactgggtttttccccacattttaccactagtaactactggaaaaaaatatCCCAGTAATTACCACCAAAcaactggtaaaaggtgggattttttttccaggTAGCCAGGTAGGTTACCATTACCACCAAAATTTAACAGTATAAATATTGGCGGGGTGCAGAGGGCTTGGCGGGAAAACAAAAACGATCGGTTATTTTATATACCAAGGCATTGAacacaaattacataatattattagatTCATACCTACCATAATATGAACGTTGCAAAAGGCACAGCAATCTTGTGAAATGCATTGTGCTCATTAGGGGAATTGTGTTTTTTAATTAACCAATTAACTTCTGTATAAGTACATAAATCAGTATTGTCAATAGATTGTTAATCTAATCTATTTTCAACACGTATGACCATATGAGTGCCGGGCCGGGAACCCTGTCGGCAGATTCTCTGTTCTTTTCctatgtatttcttttttatatattcaattGTCAATAACTATAATAAACGTGTAGGTACACTcaacgtcaaa
This genomic stretch from Cydia pomonella isolate Wapato2018A chromosome 24, ilCydPomo1, whole genome shotgun sequence harbors:
- the LOC133531034 gene encoding uncharacterized protein LOC133531034 isoform X2; its protein translation is MTPLIKLSGNLGQRHRSFNTLVHDAYLQNTPISDQKFPEESALDRLFKIDLASKKKNIDYIIGTLKDDDMLYVSRALKSLWLLDPEHSKIINPSFLEHELFPQMTLPAVNKMRHWIQMHLKDPQRCKEFYQFYKDRNFDIAAKFLWHCSNEYVLGEFSDILDKITPKLLKRLSEKSPQITKIYYDNLKDDQKILKYYLENDSKFFDTVKYLLKSDADVFFYIIENFFLHQKFSAMNAAFSKYIMRNHKNRFQCKPELYTVWFLDMKTVAQHLSPEEIKDVVLKLARAEYLKSWFTYQNVEPLIKRLSKDERTVFKKLVFVDKAFGATVKEWPYPIPIPPRLPTSQTSLFDDASLTFFDLYYDEICLTGCEMSFRAKRKPAKWKCEKTLLDQLFNNYRFSNYKQTYNELKKQLRAESSPQNRQYMLLVLVSKTGGRTEDLVSLLDLLSQYKNEPIHIRAAIIRSLVKRAFVWRLPSEHWARLLGWGHGLGLDGSDHEADCREGLHAVVIRDLLANVKPSQAVWEKFLSDFETLKEYSLTVEERSRVSARLPALLLEDAQSEPEKPKLKQLQYLLNTLSAYCMRYDYYPGTTDAIESAVKYYWNSDDELRRDTEWLLSQLYGARVARKHFIKEFFEMCQTDESYVNALRHDVSILKDTEKLEKIIDAKNLQHERFFQKLAVFYMEKDGLGERYRVLLEHRATSEVDKTVAKAKACFSNESGTKPLPGRQMLAKSLAMLAGSKFPSLLKTFDEAPPKTAKRQLAAALRANAHFVRPAFDLKSFGWRKAGAKAVAIQVAICRQNDVEEYLTETLSWRRTFRLALLLARRIDKEQEVFKVYSSERPNKALQAALRYFRYKGDKSDLSVWDMVKSRISEAEPRQLRSYLELTESVPEAIKAEYCFLVFLAFKKRVPDMERHTFSKIPAILPELDEKYIFETNDSLLEEYFPLNEMDYNKRKCTFDYTQIIAKFLILSTTENMLEERFSKVGLPLLNRLEWLWTKSACNNHPDQYYLDYFLFYLKYNIAYFNPKYVSCVPVLEKITEWMHGFLPIEKWFEKYVSVHLTMIYFKTVRHCINEHPELFEESKKLEGACMLGTIFGKFIANEIEEINKKYFLTITEVYAADLVGYFNMYFYRKFDESVEKFTIAVLNGLLSNKSLASCFLAKYALQQFRDRLKRDYVIDILNKFKESELKELCFAHAIE